The Kribbella sp. HUAS MG21 genome includes the window CGGCGTCGACGCCCCACTGCAGGAGAGCCGGCGGATCGAACTGCAGGCCTCCTGCCTCAGCGGCGTCTACCTCGGCGCCGACCGCAGCTACTTCCCCGTCAGCGGATCCTGGCGCCAGCGGTGGCTGTGGACCATCAGCCATCGCGGCGACGAATGGGGCACGCAGCGCGACCACGGCAACAGCAAGAGCCACAGCCGCTGGACCCGCCGCGGTTTCGACGCCGCCTCACCGGCCGCGTGCAACACCTTCACCGCCTCGGCTGCGAGCGTCTCCTAGAACCTCTTCAGCAAGTAGTCGCAGGGATCGCTGTGAATGCGTACGACGGTCCCGTCGGCATCCTGCTCCGTCCAGTGGTCCACCACGCGCGGACCCGACCACAGCACGTACCCGAGCCGCTCGTACAGCGCACGCGCCCGATCGTTGTCGAGTGCGACGCCGAGCCCGACAGCGGACCGGTTCCAGTCGTTTTCGGCTATCGCCTCGGCCGCGCGGATCAGCGCCGTACCGACGCCTTGCCGCTGGACGTACGCGTGCAGCGCGTTGATCTCGGCCGGGTCCGCGTCGGCGCGGACTTCGTCGTACTTCGACTGCCTGAGCAGGATGGTCTGGCCGACGATCTCGCCGTCGCGCTCCGCGATCAGGTAGACGCCGTCGTCGTTCTGCTGGACGTCCCAACGAGCGCGGATGTGGTGCTGCGCGGCCGGATAGCCCGTCAGCGCGCCGACCATCCGCTCGACGTCGGCACGGCGCGCGGGCCTGACGTGTGGTTCGC containing:
- a CDS encoding GNAT family N-acetyltransferase, encoding MVGALTGYPAAQHHIRARWDVQQNDDGVYLIAERDGEIVGQTILLRQSKYDEVRADADPAEINALHAYVQRQGVGTALIRAAEAIAENDWNRSAVGLGVALDNDRARALYERLGYVLWSGPRVVDHWTEQDADGTVVRIHSDPCDYLLKRF